Proteins encoded within one genomic window of Vidua macroura isolate BioBank_ID:100142 chromosome 2, ASM2450914v1, whole genome shotgun sequence:
- the LOC128803433 gene encoding somatotropin-like isoform X1: MAPGSWFSPLTIAMITLGLQWPQQAVTFPAIPLSSLFANAVLRAQHLHLLAAETYKEFERTYIPEDQRHTNKNSQVAFCYSETFPAPMKKDDVQQKSDTGLGGALQPENFVSAEAVGVVAHFQDIELLQFSLVLIQSWLTLVQYLSKMFTNNLVFGTSDRVYEKLKDLEEGIQALMRLVTTARQEESAALSSRCTWLGSGLELCFLAKWEKRENYLPGSISLTGRGSAGPKLLGSPDPQSYLREI, translated from the exons ATGGCTCCAG GGTCATGGTTCTCTCCTCTCACCATTGCCATGATCACTCTGGGACTGCAGTGGCCACAGCAAGCTGTCACCTTTCCAGCCATACCCCTTTCTAGCCTGTTTGCCAATGCTGTGCTGAGGGCTCAGCACCTTCACCTCCTGGCTGCCGAGACATACAAGGAGTTT GAACGCACCTATATTCCAGAGGACCAAAGACACACAAACAAGAATTCCCAGGTAGCATTTTGTTACTCGGAAaccttccctgctcccatgaAGAAGGATGATGTTCAGCAGAAATCA GACACAGGTCTGGGTGGTGCTCTTCAGCCTGAAAACTTTGTGTCTGCTGAAGCTGTAGGAGTGGTGGCACATTTCCAA GACATTGAGCTTCTTCAGTTTTCCCTGGTTCTCATCCAGTCCTGGCTGACCCTGGTGCAGTACCTAAGCAAGATGTTCACGAACAATCTGGTTTTTGGCACCTCAGACAGAGTGTATGAAAAACTAAAGGACCTGGAAGAAGGGATCCAAGCTCTGATGAGG CTGGTGACCACAGCAAGGCAGGAGGAGAGTGCAGCTCTCAGCTCCAGATGTACATGGCTTGGGTCTGGGTTAGAGCTTTGTTTTCTGGCAAAgtgggagaaaagagagaattaTTTGCCCGGTTCCATCTCCTTGACTGGAAGAG GATCTGCAGGACCGAAGCTTCTGGGGTCCCCAGATCCTCAAAGCTACTTACGAGAAATTTGA
- the LOC128803433 gene encoding somatotropin-like isoform X3, which yields MAPGSWFSPLTIAMITLGLQWPQQAVTFPAIPLSSLFANAVLRAQHLHLLAAETYKEFERTYIPEDQRHTNKNSQVAFCYSETFPAPMKKDDVQQKSDTGLGGALQPENFVSAEAVGVVAHFQDIELLQFSLVLIQSWLTLVQYLSKMFTNNLVFGTSDRVYEKLKDLEEGIQALMRDLQDRSFWGPQILKATYEKFDIHLRSEDALLQNYGLLSCFKKDLHKVETYLKMMKCRHYGEGNCTI from the exons ATGGCTCCAG GGTCATGGTTCTCTCCTCTCACCATTGCCATGATCACTCTGGGACTGCAGTGGCCACAGCAAGCTGTCACCTTTCCAGCCATACCCCTTTCTAGCCTGTTTGCCAATGCTGTGCTGAGGGCTCAGCACCTTCACCTCCTGGCTGCCGAGACATACAAGGAGTTT GAACGCACCTATATTCCAGAGGACCAAAGACACACAAACAAGAATTCCCAGGTAGCATTTTGTTACTCGGAAaccttccctgctcccatgaAGAAGGATGATGTTCAGCAGAAATCA GACACAGGTCTGGGTGGTGCTCTTCAGCCTGAAAACTTTGTGTCTGCTGAAGCTGTAGGAGTGGTGGCACATTTCCAA GACATTGAGCTTCTTCAGTTTTCCCTGGTTCTCATCCAGTCCTGGCTGACCCTGGTGCAGTACCTAAGCAAGATGTTCACGAACAATCTGGTTTTTGGCACCTCAGACAGAGTGTATGAAAAACTAAAGGACCTGGAAGAAGGGATCCAAGCTCTGATGAGG GATCTGCAGGACCGAAGCTTCTGGGGTCCCCAGATCCTCAAAGCTACTTACGAGAAATTTGACATCCACCTGCGCAGTGAGGACGCACTACTGCAGAACTATGGCTTGCTCTCCTGCTTCAAGAAGGACCTGCACAAAGTGGAGACTTACCTGAAAATGATGAAGTGCCGGCACTATGGAGAGGGGAACTGCACCATTTGA
- the LOC128803433 gene encoding somatotropin-like isoform X2 codes for MITLGLQWPQQAVTFPAIPLSSLFANAVLRAQHLHLLAAETYKEFERTYIPEDQRHTNKNSQVAFCYSETFPAPMKKDDVQQKSDTGLGGALQPENFVSAEAVGVVAHFQDIELLQFSLVLIQSWLTLVQYLSKMFTNNLVFGTSDRVYEKLKDLEEGIQALMRLVTTARQEESAALSSRCTWLGSGLELCFLAKWEKRENYLPGSISLTGRGSAGPKLLGSPDPQSYLREI; via the exons ATGATCACTCTGGGACTGCAGTGGCCACAGCAAGCTGTCACCTTTCCAGCCATACCCCTTTCTAGCCTGTTTGCCAATGCTGTGCTGAGGGCTCAGCACCTTCACCTCCTGGCTGCCGAGACATACAAGGAGTTT GAACGCACCTATATTCCAGAGGACCAAAGACACACAAACAAGAATTCCCAGGTAGCATTTTGTTACTCGGAAaccttccctgctcccatgaAGAAGGATGATGTTCAGCAGAAATCA GACACAGGTCTGGGTGGTGCTCTTCAGCCTGAAAACTTTGTGTCTGCTGAAGCTGTAGGAGTGGTGGCACATTTCCAA GACATTGAGCTTCTTCAGTTTTCCCTGGTTCTCATCCAGTCCTGGCTGACCCTGGTGCAGTACCTAAGCAAGATGTTCACGAACAATCTGGTTTTTGGCACCTCAGACAGAGTGTATGAAAAACTAAAGGACCTGGAAGAAGGGATCCAAGCTCTGATGAGG CTGGTGACCACAGCAAGGCAGGAGGAGAGTGCAGCTCTCAGCTCCAGATGTACATGGCTTGGGTCTGGGTTAGAGCTTTGTTTTCTGGCAAAgtgggagaaaagagagaattaTTTGCCCGGTTCCATCTCCTTGACTGGAAGAG GATCTGCAGGACCGAAGCTTCTGGGGTCCCCAGATCCTCAAAGCTACTTACGAGAAATTTGA